One Dokdonia sp. Dokd-P16 genomic window carries:
- the surE gene encoding 5'/3'-nucleotidase SurE, which yields MNNKPLILVTNDDGITAPGIRNLIDVMLTIGDVIVVAPDSPQSGMGHAITINDTLYCDPVKLDPAATHKEYTCSGTPADCVKLANQQIVPRRPDICVSGINHGSNSSINVIYSGTMSAAVEAGVEGIPAIGFSLLDYSHDADFEPAKKYVERITRQVLKNGLPKGIVLNVNIPKLPAAEIKGTKVCRQAKAQWVEDFDKRTNPMGRDYYWLTGEFVNQDKGEDTDEWALSQGYVSVVPVQFDLTAHHFLQELNEWED from the coding sequence ATGAACAATAAACCATTAATACTTGTTACCAACGATGACGGTATTACCGCTCCCGGAATACGCAACCTTATCGATGTAATGCTCACGATAGGTGATGTCATTGTTGTTGCACCAGATAGCCCGCAGAGTGGTATGGGACACGCCATTACCATAAACGACACACTGTACTGTGACCCTGTAAAACTCGATCCTGCGGCGACACATAAAGAATATACATGCTCTGGAACTCCAGCAGATTGTGTGAAACTTGCAAACCAGCAGATTGTACCTCGCAGACCAGACATCTGTGTGAGTGGAATAAATCACGGCAGCAACTCTAGTATCAATGTAATTTACAGTGGTACGATGAGCGCAGCTGTAGAAGCTGGTGTAGAAGGAATCCCAGCAATAGGTTTCTCACTACTAGATTACAGTCACGATGCCGATTTTGAACCAGCAAAAAAATATGTGGAGCGCATTACTCGCCAAGTATTAAAAAACGGACTTCCTAAGGGAATTGTTTTAAATGTAAATATTCCAAAACTACCAGCAGCTGAAATTAAAGGTACTAAAGTATGCCGTCAAGCAAAAGCACAATGGGTAGAAGATTTTGACAAGCGCACTAACCCTATGGGCAGAGATTACTACTGGCTCACTGGCGAGTTTGTAAATCAAGATAAAGGAGAAGACACAGATGAGTGGGCGCTGTCTCAAGGATACGTGTCTGTTGTCCCTGTACAATTTGACCTCACGGCTCACCATTTTTTACAAGAATTAAATGAGTGGGAAGACTAG
- a CDS encoding carboxy terminal-processing peptidase — MKRNLKLIAVVLLFSVASCSFTTKSFDDPDKDKTLLDLISYLLERGHYDAKDINDEFSAAVFDDYIDALDPYRRFFYKKDIEEFEKYKDQIDDAIRDKDLTFFDLTYTRLMERTKEANEIQADLLEKPFDFTEDEILDTDYEKQPFAKNKKELKNRWRQQLKLNALSSYFDKKEEQEKTPEEGEEVVNTDEPKEILSDKQLEEKARNEVKDNTKEFFEFTDELERQDYFAIFLNAVVEEFDPHTYYFAPVAKDRFDTQMSGQFQGIGARLQKKNGEIKITDVISGGPAWRGDELREGDVIMRVRQEDEKDAISIVGMRLQDAIEYIKGPKGTKVILTVKTKLDGSTQNITIERDIVELEETYAKSAEVEKDGKKYGIVNLPKFYFTMDDYKEKNAASDVKKEIERLKEEGMEGLVIDLRNNGGGSLKTVVDIAGLFIKNGPIVQVASSGDEPEVLEDADPSILWDGPLVILVNEISASASEILAAAMQDYKRAIIIGGKQTYGKGTVQNVADLNQYLRKNPYGDLGALKLTTQKFYRVNGGSTQLEGVKSDVVVPDRFKYIDIGERDQENPLPWDKIKAASYDVWDGYVDFDETIENSVQRMSKSEHLQLVDDYAKWIKDRRDDQQWSLNYEKYKERIAQSEEFAKKFDAIDDYDTKLSYKSLPYEQKLFESDTILKEKRDRWHKSLTKDAYVEEALNVLKDLKINNIRKDKLAAIKD; from the coding sequence ATGAAAAGGAATTTAAAATTAATCGCAGTAGTACTCCTCTTCTCGGTAGCGAGTTGCAGTTTTACTACAAAGTCATTTGATGATCCAGATAAGGATAAGACATTACTTGATCTTATTTCTTACTTACTTGAGAGAGGTCATTATGATGCAAAAGATATTAATGACGAATTCTCTGCAGCGGTGTTTGATGATTACATAGATGCATTAGATCCATATCGCCGTTTCTTTTACAAGAAAGATATTGAGGAATTTGAGAAATATAAGGATCAGATAGATGATGCTATTAGAGATAAGGATTTGACATTCTTTGATCTTACTTACACACGTCTTATGGAGCGTACGAAGGAAGCAAACGAGATTCAAGCAGACTTGCTAGAAAAGCCATTTGACTTTACAGAGGATGAAATCTTAGATACAGATTATGAAAAGCAACCATTTGCAAAAAATAAGAAAGAGCTTAAAAATCGCTGGAGACAGCAATTAAAACTCAATGCATTGAGTTCTTATTTTGATAAAAAGGAGGAGCAAGAAAAAACACCAGAAGAAGGCGAAGAGGTTGTAAATACAGATGAACCTAAGGAAATTCTTAGTGACAAGCAGCTCGAAGAGAAAGCTAGAAATGAAGTAAAGGATAATACAAAGGAGTTTTTTGAATTTACAGATGAACTCGAGCGTCAAGATTACTTTGCTATTTTCTTGAATGCGGTAGTGGAGGAATTTGATCCTCACACATATTACTTTGCTCCAGTAGCAAAAGATCGTTTTGATACTCAGATGAGTGGCCAGTTCCAAGGAATAGGTGCGAGACTTCAAAAGAAAAACGGAGAGATTAAAATTACAGATGTTATTTCTGGAGGTCCAGCATGGAGAGGTGATGAGCTGCGTGAAGGAGATGTTATCATGAGAGTGCGTCAAGAAGACGAGAAAGATGCCATTAGCATTGTTGGGATGCGTTTACAAGATGCCATAGAATACATCAAAGGCCCTAAAGGAACTAAGGTGATTCTTACCGTAAAAACGAAGCTAGACGGAAGTACTCAAAATATTACTATAGAAAGAGACATTGTTGAGCTCGAAGAAACTTATGCCAAATCTGCCGAGGTTGAAAAAGATGGTAAAAAATATGGAATTGTAAATCTTCCTAAGTTTTACTTTACGATGGATGATTATAAAGAGAAGAACGCTGCAAGTGATGTAAAGAAAGAAATAGAGCGTCTTAAAGAAGAAGGAATGGAAGGTCTAGTTATTGATCTTAGAAATAATGGAGGAGGATCTTTAAAAACAGTAGTAGACATTGCTGGATTATTCATTAAAAATGGTCCTATTGTGCAAGTAGCATCTAGCGGTGATGAGCCGGAAGTTCTTGAAGATGCAGATCCTTCTATCTTATGGGATGGGCCACTTGTGATTCTTGTAAATGAAATATCTGCTTCGGCAAGTGAGATTCTCGCAGCAGCAATGCAAGATTATAAACGTGCCATCATCATAGGTGGTAAACAAACATACGGTAAGGGAACTGTGCAGAACGTTGCAGACCTTAATCAGTACTTACGTAAAAACCCTTATGGTGATCTTGGAGCGCTTAAGTTAACTACGCAGAAATTCTACCGTGTAAATGGTGGATCTACTCAGCTAGAAGGGGTGAAGAGTGATGTAGTGGTTCCGGATCGTTTTAAGTATATCGACATAGGAGAACGCGATCAAGAAAATCCGCTTCCTTGGGATAAAATTAAAGCTGCAAGTTATGATGTTTGGGATGGTTATGTAGATTTTGATGAAACTATCGAAAATAGTGTGCAACGTATGTCTAAGAGCGAGCATTTACAACTAGTTGATGATTATGCTAAGTGGATTAAAGATCGTAGAGATGATCAACAATGGTCACTTAATTATGAAAAGTATAAAGAGCGTATCGCGCAAAGTGAGGAGTTTGCAAAGAAATTTGATGCGATAGATGATTATGATACGAAGTTGTCATACAAGTCACTCCCTTATGAGCAGAAACTTTTTGAAAGTGATACTATTTTAAAGGAAAAGCGTGATCGCTGGCACAAGAGTCTTACAAAAGATGCTTACGTAGAAGAGGCGTTAAATGTGCTTAAGGATCTTAAAATAAATAACATAAGAAAAGATAAACTTGCTGCGATAAAAGATTAA
- a CDS encoding ABC transporter permease: protein MSQRANSLTGLALQKFKKNFWGVLSLLYIVLCGLAALFAYVIAPDSSENANQMHLSIHSQGPGFTVDILTIPAQVDASQSFFSKWFSGSKNASTEIPVISYTISESSITYTQYVGDGVEGMPKTLEIDGVEDYNAFAKANISSRTFLLGTDKYGRDLLSRMLIGARISFSIGFVAVFISLLIGLLMGSLAGYFGGKIDAAIMWVINVTWSIPTLLLVIAITLALGKGYWQVFIAVGLTMWVEVARVVRGQVMGVKQMQYVTAARALGYTDGRIIIKHILPNVIAPLIVISAANFAGAILIESGLSFLGIGAQPPTPSWGAMIKDHYSYIILGKPYLALIPGIAIMLLVMAFMLVGNALRDALDVKS from the coding sequence ATGTCGCAAAGAGCAAATTCTTTAACAGGCTTAGCGCTCCAAAAATTCAAAAAGAATTTTTGGGGCGTTTTGAGTTTGCTATATATTGTGTTGTGTGGTCTTGCAGCATTGTTTGCCTATGTGATCGCCCCAGATAGTAGTGAGAACGCAAATCAAATGCACCTCTCTATTCACTCTCAAGGACCAGGGTTTACGGTAGATATACTCACCATACCCGCTCAGGTTGATGCGAGTCAAAGTTTCTTTTCAAAATGGTTTTCAGGCAGTAAGAATGCGAGTACAGAAATTCCCGTCATTTCGTATACTATTTCAGAAAGTAGTATCACTTACACCCAGTATGTAGGCGATGGAGTAGAGGGAATGCCTAAAACACTGGAAATAGATGGTGTGGAGGATTATAACGCTTTCGCGAAAGCGAATATCTCCTCACGTACATTTTTGTTAGGAACAGATAAGTATGGTCGGGACTTACTAAGTCGTATGCTTATAGGTGCGCGCATTTCTTTTTCTATAGGATTTGTTGCTGTATTTATTTCGCTTCTCATAGGTTTACTTATGGGGTCGCTTGCGGGGTATTTTGGTGGGAAGATTGACGCTGCAATCATGTGGGTAATTAACGTGACATGGTCTATTCCTACATTATTACTTGTAATTGCTATTACCCTAGCATTGGGAAAAGGATACTGGCAGGTGTTTATTGCAGTTGGGTTAACCATGTGGGTTGAGGTAGCTCGTGTAGTGCGAGGTCAAGTGATGGGAGTAAAGCAAATGCAATATGTTACCGCAGCGAGAGCGCTAGGTTATACAGATGGGCGAATTATTATCAAACATATATTGCCTAATGTGATTGCGCCGCTTATCGTGATCTCTGCAGCAAATTTTGCTGGAGCCATCTTAATAGAAAGCGGTTTGAGCTTTCTAGGGATAGGTGCTCAGCCGCCTACGCCTAGCTGGGGAGCAATGATTAAAGATCATTACAGTTATATCATCTTAGGGAAACCTTATCTTGCGCTCATTCCCGGTATAGCAATCATGTTACTCGTAATGGCTTTTATGCTCGTGGGAAATGCGCTAAGAGATGCGCTGGATGTGAAAAGTTAA
- a CDS encoding DNA/RNA non-specific endonuclease yields MKRKYTYPLLVLLFTLGWYIFENYAHQAIDAPVVEEGKQPKSTTNTYFLPTSTTGQIVHHNYYSLSYSEKDEQAEWVAYELKKEHIVNADFKRPYFEVDPKVGTKSAHWRNYKKSGYDRGHLCPAGDREFSKAAYDETFLTSNISPQRHDFNAGIWNELEQQVRYWAKKYDGVYVVTGGVLKDKMGAIGTEGVTVPESFYKIVYDQSGGDVKMIAFLMNHSASKKSLKTFVTSVDQIEKLTGIDFFPELEDGLEDRLEASTSTSGWKLR; encoded by the coding sequence ATGAAAAGAAAATACACCTATCCATTACTAGTACTATTATTTACACTAGGGTGGTACATATTTGAAAATTATGCTCATCAAGCCATTGATGCGCCAGTTGTAGAGGAAGGAAAGCAGCCTAAATCTACGACAAACACCTATTTTCTACCTACGTCAACTACGGGGCAGATTGTACATCATAATTATTACTCGCTTAGTTATAGTGAGAAAGATGAACAAGCAGAGTGGGTTGCGTACGAGCTTAAAAAAGAACACATCGTAAATGCCGATTTTAAACGCCCATACTTTGAAGTCGACCCTAAGGTAGGGACAAAGTCTGCTCACTGGCGTAACTACAAGAAATCTGGCTATGACAGAGGGCATCTGTGTCCGGCTGGAGATAGAGAGTTTAGCAAGGCGGCTTATGATGAGACGTTCTTGACAAGTAATATTAGTCCGCAGCGGCATGATTTTAATGCTGGTATTTGGAACGAACTAGAACAACAGGTGCGCTATTGGGCAAAAAAGTATGATGGTGTATATGTGGTAACAGGAGGTGTTCTCAAAGATAAAATGGGCGCAATAGGAACAGAAGGTGTGACTGTTCCAGAATCATTTTATAAAATTGTCTATGATCAATCTGGAGGTGATGTAAAAATGATTGCTTTCTTAATGAACCACTCGGCATCAAAAAAGTCATTAAAAACATTTGTAACCTCTGTAGATCAGATTGAGAAACTTACTGGTATTGATTTCTTTCCTGAGCTAGAGGATGGATTAGAGGATAGGCTTGAAGCGAGTACAAGCACCAGCGGCTGGAAGCTTAGATAG
- a CDS encoding acyl-CoA dehydrogenase, whose product MDFSLTEEHIMIRDAARDFARTELLPGVIERDNIQQFPDELVKKMGDLGFMGIMTDPKYGGAGMDATSYVLVMEELSKIDASASVIVSVNNSLVCYGLEAYGSEEQKQKYLTKLATGEMVGAFCLSEPEAGSDATSQATTAIDKGDHYVINGTKNWITNGGRSDVYLVIAQTDREKGHRGINAFIVEKGMEGFEVGPKEDKLGIRGSDTHTLQFNDVKVPKENRIGEDGFGFKFAMKTLSGGRIGIAAQALGIASGAYELALKYSKERKAFGTEICNHQAIAFKLADMYVEIEAARHLVMKAAWDKDQGNNYDMSSAMAKLYASKVAMEQSVEAVQIHGGNGFVKEYHVERLMRDAKITQIYEGTSEIQKIVISRGVIKG is encoded by the coding sequence ATGGATTTTAGCTTAACAGAAGAACACATAATGATACGCGATGCGGCTCGCGATTTTGCCCGTACAGAATTACTTCCTGGCGTTATTGAACGTGATAACATCCAGCAGTTTCCTGATGAACTCGTTAAAAAAATGGGTGACTTAGGTTTTATGGGTATTATGACAGATCCAAAATATGGTGGAGCTGGTATGGATGCTACTTCGTACGTACTTGTTATGGAGGAATTATCTAAAATTGACGCCTCTGCATCTGTTATTGTTTCTGTAAATAACTCTTTAGTTTGTTACGGTCTTGAAGCTTACGGAAGTGAAGAGCAAAAACAAAAATACTTAACTAAACTTGCTACTGGTGAGATGGTGGGTGCTTTTTGCCTTTCTGAGCCAGAAGCTGGATCTGATGCAACTTCACAAGCTACTACAGCAATAGATAAAGGAGATCACTACGTAATTAACGGTACAAAAAACTGGATTACTAATGGTGGTCGTTCTGATGTATATTTAGTTATTGCACAAACCGATAGAGAAAAAGGTCACCGCGGAATCAATGCTTTTATCGTAGAGAAAGGCATGGAAGGTTTTGAAGTAGGACCTAAAGAAGACAAATTAGGAATACGTGGTAGTGATACACACACACTACAGTTTAACGACGTGAAAGTTCCTAAAGAAAATAGAATAGGAGAAGATGGTTTTGGATTCAAGTTTGCGATGAAAACTCTTTCTGGCGGACGTATAGGTATTGCTGCACAAGCATTAGGTATTGCATCTGGAGCTTACGAGCTTGCTCTTAAATACTCTAAGGAACGTAAAGCCTTTGGTACAGAAATCTGTAATCACCAAGCAATCGCTTTTAAACTAGCAGATATGTATGTGGAGATTGAAGCTGCGCGTCATCTAGTAATGAAAGCAGCATGGGATAAAGACCAAGGAAACAATTACGATATGTCTAGTGCAATGGCTAAGCTTTATGCTTCAAAAGTAGCGATGGAACAATCTGTAGAAGCTGTGCAAATACATGGTGGAAACGGATTTGTAAAAGAATATCACGTAGAGCGCCTTATGCGTGATGCTAAGATTACTCAGATTTACGAAGGAACTAGTGAGATCCAGAAAATCGTAATCTCAAGAGGTGTAATTAAAGGATAA
- a CDS encoding anhydro-N-acetylmuramic acid kinase: protein MGEKNYNVIGVMSGTSLDGIDCAYAKIGLSSSKDNSIYPSFTSDVIVAKTIPYPKKWKEILSTAHLLSREELDALNVDYTAHLAQVIKNFITTNDLTDIDVVCSHGHTVLHQPDEGVTLQIGNLPEIATLINHRVVCDFRVQDVEMGGQGAPLVPIGDQLIFGNYDYCLNLGGFANVSKDENGVRIAYDISPVNVVLNKYAQELGEEYDDGGAFAKAGTVHQPLLDKLNDILFYSLPAPKSLGIEWVHAHIFPLIEAVQLSSVDVLATFTEHVAIQLAAQFKEGASVLVTGGGAYNTYLLERVRFRESVKLVVPDAKLVEFKEALIFGLLGVLKLENLPNCLASVTGARHDHASGMLYES from the coding sequence ATGGGAGAAAAAAACTATAACGTTATAGGGGTGATGAGTGGGACAAGCTTAGATGGTATTGATTGTGCCTACGCAAAAATCGGTCTTTCTTCATCAAAAGATAACTCAATATATCCATCTTTTACTAGTGATGTTATTGTTGCGAAAACTATTCCCTATCCTAAAAAGTGGAAAGAAATACTTTCTACGGCTCACTTGCTTAGTAGAGAAGAGCTAGATGCGCTTAACGTAGATTATACCGCTCACCTAGCGCAAGTGATTAAGAATTTTATTACCACTAATGACCTTACGGATATTGATGTTGTCTGTTCTCACGGTCATACGGTGCTCCATCAGCCAGATGAGGGAGTTACTTTGCAAATAGGAAACCTGCCAGAAATTGCCACTTTAATTAACCATCGCGTGGTTTGTGATTTTAGGGTGCAAGATGTAGAAATGGGTGGTCAGGGAGCGCCATTGGTGCCTATAGGCGACCAATTAATATTTGGTAATTACGATTATTGCCTTAATCTCGGTGGATTTGCAAATGTTTCTAAAGATGAAAATGGTGTGAGAATCGCTTATGATATCTCTCCTGTAAACGTGGTTCTTAATAAATATGCTCAAGAACTGGGTGAGGAGTATGATGATGGTGGCGCTTTCGCGAAAGCAGGAACCGTACATCAACCTCTCCTCGATAAGCTAAATGACATTCTGTTTTATAGCCTTCCAGCTCCCAAATCTCTTGGGATAGAATGGGTACACGCGCATATTTTCCCACTTATTGAGGCTGTTCAACTTTCTTCGGTAGATGTGCTAGCTACATTTACAGAGCATGTTGCTATTCAGCTTGCGGCGCAGTTTAAAGAAGGCGCTAGTGTACTCGTTACTGGTGGAGGTGCTTATAACACTTATTTATTGGAACGTGTCCGCTTTCGCGAAAGCGTAAAACTCGTTGTGCCGGACGCAAAGTTGGTTGAATTTAAAGAAGCGCTTATTTTTGGATTGTTAGGAGTGTTGAAACTTGAAAACCTCCCGAACTGTCTAGCGAGCGTGACGGGTGCAAGGCATGATCATGCCAGCGGAATGTTATATGAATCTTAA
- a CDS encoding Glu/Leu/Phe/Val dehydrogenase dimerization domain-containing protein, which produces MRALLQRYEDKLPEIVFHWNDPETEAEGWVVINSLRGGAAGGGTRMRTGLDMNEVLSLAKTMEVKFTVSGPAIGGAKSGINFDPKDPRKKGVLERWYKAVSPLLKSYYGTGGDLNVDEIHEVIPITEESGVWHPQEGVFTGHFQPTEADKINRIGQLRQGVIKVIENPVYSPDVTRKYTVADMITGYGVAEAVRHYYDIYGGDVKGKRAVVQGFGNVGAAAAYYLAQMGAKVVGIIDIVGGFINKDGFSFEEIRDMYLNKTGNTLNANAEGLIPFAEMNEQIWNLETEIFAPCAASRLITEDQINSMIGTGLEVVSCGANVPFADKEIFFGPIMEHTDAKVSLIPDFISNCGMARVFAYFMERRVQMTDDAIFNDTSQTIRNAIENTYNNNSSKQNISKTAFEIALKELL; this is translated from the coding sequence ATGAGAGCTCTTTTACAGCGTTATGAAGATAAATTACCAGAAATAGTTTTCCATTGGAATGACCCAGAAACAGAAGCAGAAGGCTGGGTTGTAATCAATTCATTACGTGGCGGTGCTGCGGGTGGAGGAACACGTATGCGTACGGGTCTGGATATGAATGAAGTACTGTCGCTGGCCAAAACAATGGAAGTGAAGTTTACCGTCTCGGGACCTGCGATAGGTGGAGCAAAATCTGGGATCAATTTTGATCCTAAAGATCCACGTAAGAAAGGAGTTTTAGAGCGTTGGTATAAAGCAGTATCACCATTATTAAAAAGTTATTACGGTACGGGAGGTGATCTTAATGTAGATGAAATACATGAAGTAATCCCAATTACCGAAGAAAGTGGAGTGTGGCATCCTCAAGAAGGAGTCTTTACAGGCCACTTCCAGCCTACAGAGGCAGATAAAATTAACCGCATCGGGCAACTGCGTCAAGGTGTGATAAAAGTGATTGAAAATCCAGTGTATTCTCCAGATGTGACACGTAAGTATACGGTTGCAGATATGATTACTGGATATGGAGTTGCAGAGGCCGTACGTCATTATTACGATATTTATGGTGGTGACGTAAAAGGAAAAAGAGCCGTTGTACAAGGTTTTGGAAACGTAGGAGCAGCCGCAGCTTATTACCTTGCTCAAATGGGAGCAAAGGTGGTAGGAATCATTGACATAGTAGGAGGTTTTATTAACAAAGACGGTTTCTCTTTTGAAGAAATACGTGATATGTACCTCAATAAAACTGGAAATACACTTAACGCAAATGCAGAAGGATTAATTCCATTTGCAGAGATGAATGAGCAAATATGGAATCTTGAAACTGAGATTTTTGCTCCATGTGCGGCGTCTAGACTTATTACAGAAGATCAAATCAATAGCATGATAGGCACTGGACTTGAGGTTGTCTCTTGTGGTGCAAATGTGCCGTTTGCAGATAAAGAAATTTTCTTTGGCCCTATAATGGAGCATACAGATGCAAAAGTGAGTTTAATACCAGATTTCATATCAAACTGTGGTATGGCTCGTGTATTTGCATACTTTATGGAGCGTCGTGTACAAATGACAGATGATGCAATCTTTAATGATACATCTCAAACCATTAGAAACGCTATTGAAAACACGTATAATAACAACAGTAGTAAGCAAAATATAAGCAAAACTGCTTTTGAAATTGCACTAAAAGAATTACTTTAA
- the nhaD gene encoding sodium:proton antiporter NhaD, with protein sequence MESVIILIFIIGYLSITLEHPLKLDKTVPALIMASLIWAFLAVGFHLGWFDVIDTYENAYSIFPNGTALTGDALHEAEHGFDNTLLHHLGKTAEILIFLIGAMTIVEIIDLHRGFEVLKGAVRTKSKKKLLWIIGILAFILSAIIDNLTATIVLITLLRKLIVNREQRLWFAAMVVIAANAGGAWSPIGDVTTTMLWIADNVTAMGLVKFVIVPSVICFVLPFLIASYLPAFKGEIIVDTTEDEEAGRLLSSKTMLFLGLGMIVSVPIFKTITHLPPYMGMMLALGVVWLVSEYIHPEEDFTKERKHLYSAHKALSRIEISSILFFLGILMAVAGLESLVYGVSESGDPVGTLRYVAEILNGAVPNQDVVVVLLGILSAIIDNVPLVAASMGMYEAPTDSLLWHFIAYSAGTGGSMLIIGSAAGVAAMGMERIDFIWYLKKITWLAFIGFAAGAIAFVLLTGGTMAS encoded by the coding sequence ATGGAATCAGTAATTATTCTCATTTTTATCATTGGGTATCTTTCTATAACCCTTGAACATCCTCTTAAACTAGACAAAACGGTACCTGCTTTAATTATGGCATCGCTTATATGGGCCTTCCTTGCGGTAGGTTTCCATTTAGGCTGGTTTGATGTAATTGATACGTATGAAAATGCATATAGCATTTTCCCTAATGGAACCGCCCTCACTGGAGATGCACTGCATGAAGCAGAGCATGGTTTCGACAACACACTTTTACACCACTTAGGTAAAACGGCAGAGATACTTATCTTCCTTATTGGAGCGATGACTATTGTTGAGATTATAGATCTACACCGTGGTTTTGAAGTGCTTAAGGGCGCTGTGCGCACTAAGAGTAAGAAAAAACTATTATGGATTATAGGGATACTAGCATTCATACTTTCTGCTATTATTGATAACCTTACTGCAACCATTGTACTTATTACATTATTACGCAAGCTTATTGTAAATAGAGAGCAGCGTTTATGGTTTGCAGCAATGGTAGTAATCGCAGCAAATGCCGGTGGTGCATGGTCTCCTATTGGAGATGTTACAACGACAATGCTTTGGATTGCAGATAATGTAACTGCAATGGGACTAGTGAAGTTTGTAATTGTTCCTTCTGTAATTTGTTTTGTACTTCCATTTTTAATTGCTTCTTATTTGCCAGCATTTAAAGGCGAGATTATTGTGGACACCACAGAAGACGAAGAAGCAGGTAGACTACTTAGTAGTAAGACCATGCTGTTCTTAGGTCTAGGTATGATTGTATCTGTGCCTATTTTTAAAACTATAACACACCTTCCTCCTTACATGGGAATGATGCTTGCACTAGGAGTAGTGTGGTTAGTATCAGAATATATTCACCCAGAAGAAGATTTTACAAAAGAACGTAAGCACTTATACAGCGCTCACAAAGCATTATCTCGTATTGAGATCTCAAGCATCCTCTTTTTCTTAGGAATCTTAATGGCTGTTGCTGGACTTGAAAGTCTAGTATATGGAGTTTCAGAATCTGGAGATCCAGTGGGAACTTTACGTTACGTAGCCGAAATCTTAAATGGAGCAGTACCAAATCAAGATGTTGTTGTTGTACTCCTTGGTATATTATCTGCAATTATTGATAACGTTCCTTTAGTAGCGGCATCAATGGGTATGTATGAAGCGCCTACAGATAGTTTATTATGGCACTTTATAGCATATTCTGCTGGAACAGGTGGAAGTATGCTTATCATCGGATCTGCAGCTGGTGTTGCAGCAATGGGAATGGAGCGTATCGATTTTATCTGGTACCTTAAGAAAATAACATGGTTAGCATTTATCGGTTTTGCAGCAGGTGCAATTGCTTTTGTTCTTCTTACGGGAGGAACAATGGCATCTTAA
- a CDS encoding MotA/TolQ/ExbB proton channel family protein, whose protein sequence is MIYTLLQDGAQDAADVLTTDEPVEQTLSIIDLLITGGTAGIIIIAVLFVLLFVAIYIYFERLFAIKAASKVDSNFMNQIRDNVQSGNIEGAKIYCAQANSPVSRLTAKGISRIGSPLEDINTAIENQGKLEVYKLERNVSVLATIAGAAPMIGFLGTVIGMVLAFHTLATSSGQAEMGTLAEGIYTAMTTTVAGLIVGIIAYMGYNHLVVRTDKVVHSMEANAVDFLDLLNEPS, encoded by the coding sequence ATGATTTATACCTTATTACAAGACGGCGCTCAAGATGCAGCAGACGTTCTTACAACAGATGAGCCTGTAGAGCAGACTTTATCAATAATAGACTTGCTTATCACAGGTGGTACAGCAGGAATCATCATAATAGCAGTACTTTTTGTACTGCTATTTGTTGCTATTTATATTTATTTTGAACGCTTATTTGCAATCAAAGCAGCGTCTAAAGTTGATAGCAACTTTATGAATCAAATACGCGACAATGTACAATCGGGTAATATTGAAGGGGCAAAAATTTATTGCGCGCAAGCAAACTCACCTGTATCGAGGCTCACTGCAAAGGGAATCTCACGTATAGGTAGCCCTCTAGAGGATATTAATACAGCAATAGAGAATCAGGGTAAACTTGAGGTGTATAAGCTAGAACGCAATGTAAGTGTACTTGCTACCATAGCAGGAGCTGCACCTATGATTGGGTTTTTAGGAACTGTAATCGGTATGGTACTTGCCTTTCATACACTAGCTACAAGCTCAGGACAAGCAGAAATGGGAACACTAGCCGAAGGTATCTATACGGCAATGACCACAACCGTAGCGGGTCTTATCGTAGGTATAATTGCTTATATGGGTTACAACCACTTAGTAGTGCGCACAGATAAAGTAGTGCACTCTATGGAAGCAAATGCTGTAGATTTCTTAGATCTTCTAAACGAGCCAAGCTAG